A DNA window from Deltaproteobacteria bacterium contains the following coding sequences:
- a CDS encoding 4-hydroxy-tetrahydrodipicolinate synthase, producing MAPRFRGSMTALVTPFRDGQIDREALARLVELQIAGGTSALVPCGSTGESATLTHAEHAEMVGLVVKLAKGRLPVIAGTGSNSTAEAIALTKAAKEAGADAALLISPYYNKPTQEGIFLHYRAIAAATHCPLIVYNIPGRTASKIEAATLARLAELDEIIGLKEATGSLDEVQEVLRLCGDRLELYSGDDSLTLPIMAVGGCGVISVTSNILPKELAAMTAAMLRGDLAEARALHFRLLPVMKALFLETNPIPVKAALALMGLCRDEVRLPLVAMTDAPREKLRQALRSFGVL from the coding sequence ATGGCTCCGCGTTTCCGCGGGTCGATGACCGCGCTGGTTACCCCGTTTCGCGACGGGCAAATCGATAGGGAGGCACTCGCCCGCCTAGTCGAGCTGCAGATTGCGGGCGGCACCAGCGCCCTGGTGCCCTGTGGTAGCACCGGCGAGTCGGCGACGCTAACCCACGCCGAGCACGCCGAGATGGTTGGCTTGGTGGTGAAGCTGGCCAAAGGCCGGCTGCCGGTCATCGCCGGCACCGGCTCGAACTCGACCGCCGAGGCGATCGCCCTGACCAAAGCCGCCAAGGAAGCCGGCGCCGACGCCGCCTTGTTGATTTCTCCTTACTACAACAAGCCGACACAAGAAGGCATCTTCCTCCATTACCGGGCGATCGCGGCCGCCACGCACTGCCCGCTGATTGTCTACAACATCCCCGGCCGGACGGCGTCGAAGATCGAGGCCGCCACCCTGGCCCGCTTGGCCGAGCTCGATGAAATCATCGGCTTGAAGGAAGCCACGGGCTCGCTCGACGAGGTCCAAGAAGTGTTGCGCTTGTGCGGCGACAGGCTCGAACTCTATTCGGGCGACGACTCGCTGACGTTGCCGATCATGGCGGTCGGTGGTTGCGGCGTGATCTCGGTAACCTCGAACATCTTGCCCAAGGAGCTGGCGGCGATGACTGCGGCCATGCTGCGGGGCGACTTGGCCGAGGCGCGCGCGCTGCACTTCCGCTTACTGCCGGTGATGAAGGCGCTGTTCCTGGAAACCAACCCGATCCCGGTCAAGGCCGCGCTGGCCTTGATGGGGCTGTGCCGCGACGAGGTGCGCCTGCCGCTGGTGGCGATGACCGACGCGCCGCGCGAGAAGCTGCGCCAGGCGCTGCGTAGCTTCGGAGTACTGTGA
- a CDS encoding diaminopimelate epimerase, producing MPTLRFTKMHGLGNDYVYVDACAQSVRDPAALARRVSPRHTGVGADGLILICPSSVADCRMEMYNADGSRGLMCGNGIRCVGKYAYEHGLARRNPLRVETDAGIKELQLHLRGERVAGATVDMGEPITEGPRIPVAAAGRVIDAALEVGGQSYRITCVSMGNPHCVVWVDDADGLALETIGPRFEHHPFFPQRVNTEFVTALSPRELRLRVWERGSGETQACGTGACAAVVAGVLNGKNERRATVHLRGGDLEIEWREANGRVLMTGPAEEVFSGELEVA from the coding sequence ATGCCCACGCTTCGCTTCACCAAGATGCACGGCCTCGGTAACGACTACGTCTACGTCGATGCCTGTGCCCAGTCGGTGCGTGATCCGGCCGCGCTCGCGCGCCGCGTCAGCCCGCGGCACACCGGCGTCGGCGCCGATGGCCTCATTCTGATCTGCCCGTCGAGCGTGGCCGACTGCCGGATGGAAATGTACAACGCCGACGGCAGCCGCGGCCTGATGTGCGGCAACGGCATCCGCTGCGTCGGCAAGTACGCCTACGAGCACGGGCTGGCGCGGCGTAACCCGCTGCGCGTAGAAACCGACGCCGGCATCAAGGAGCTGCAACTCCACCTGCGCGGCGAGCGCGTCGCCGGCGCCACCGTTGACATGGGCGAGCCGATTACCGAGGGACCGCGCATTCCCGTAGCCGCCGCCGGGCGCGTGATCGACGCCGCGCTCGAGGTTGGCGGGCAGAGCTACCGCATCACCTGTGTTTCGATGGGTAACCCGCACTGCGTGGTGTGGGTTGACGACGCCGATGGGCTGGCGCTGGAAACCATCGGGCCGCGCTTCGAGCACCATCCGTTCTTCCCCCAACGTGTTAACACTGAGTTCGTAACCGCCCTGAGCCCGCGTGAGTTGCGCCTGCGGGTGTGGGAACGCGGTTCGGGTGAAACGCAAGCCTGCGGCACTGGCGCCTGCGCGGCGGTGGTGGCGGGGGTGCTGAACGGCAAGAACGAACGGCGCGCTACCGTGCACTTGCGCGGCGGCGATCTCGAGATCGAGTGGCGCGAGGCGAACGGTCGGGTGTTGATGACCGGCCCGGCCGAAGAGGTCTTCAGCGGCGAATTGGAGGTGGCATGA
- a CDS encoding type II toxin-antitoxin system death-on-curing family toxin, producing the protein MTARARPRNRWHYEAETGLAELAAAYGWRLTTSPPHRDGNKRVAFLIMATFVELNGYELNATDTEVVQLMLAVADHGLGEPELADWVRRHLTRMRQRR; encoded by the coding sequence TTGACGGCCCGGGCACGACCGCGAAATCGGTGGCACTACGAAGCCGAGACCGGCTTGGCGGAACTTGCTGCCGCCTACGGCTGGCGCCTGACGACGAGCCCCCCGCATCGCGATGGAAACAAACGGGTGGCATTCCTGATCATGGCCACCTTTGTCGAGCTCAACGGCTACGAGTTGAATGCGACCGACACCGAGGTGGTGCAGCTGATGTTGGCTGTAGCCGATCACGGCCTTGGTGAACCCGAGCTGGCCGACTGGGTGCGTCGCCATCTCACCAGGATGAGGCAGCGGAGGTAG
- a CDS encoding 6-phosphofructokinase has protein sequence MAAAVDHGRVTMSQRKNLAILVGGGPAPGINSVIGAATIRSLLEGVDVLGIRDGFEWIMHGNIDHVRELTMDDVSRIHFRGGSYIGISRANPTLEPQHLENTVISLLRLNVAMLITIGGDDTAFSAMKLEEKSAGRIRVVHVPKTIDNDLDLPPHIDTFGFQTARHIGVEIVKNLMVDAETTSRWYFVIAMGRKAGHLALGIGKAAGATLTLIPEEFGADKIRFKAIVDTLVGAIIKRLSSGRRDGVAVIAEGVVLGIEPEDLAQLKDIERDAHGNVRIAEVDLGEILKRAVQDRLRQFAIKTTVVAKNIGYELRCADPIPYDMEYTRDLGYCAAKYLLGGANAVMVSMQGGNFVPIPFADLIDPQTGRARVRLLDIHSTRYAIARRYMIRLRRDDFDDPHELAKFAATAGLSLQEFRAQFEYLIQAEPPALVMEPPRQATP, from the coding sequence ATGGCGGCAGCGGTGGATCATGGACGCGTGACAATGAGTCAGCGCAAGAACCTGGCGATTCTCGTGGGCGGCGGGCCGGCTCCCGGTATCAACAGCGTCATCGGCGCCGCCACTATCCGCAGCCTGCTCGAAGGCGTCGATGTTTTGGGCATCCGCGACGGCTTCGAGTGGATCATGCACGGTAACATCGACCACGTCCGCGAGCTGACCATGGACGATGTCAGCCGCATCCACTTCCGCGGCGGCTCCTACATCGGCATCTCGCGCGCCAACCCGACGCTCGAACCGCAACACCTGGAGAACACCGTCATCTCGCTGCTGCGGCTCAACGTCGCCATGCTCATCACCATCGGCGGCGACGACACCGCCTTTTCGGCCATGAAGCTGGAAGAGAAGTCGGCCGGGCGCATCCGCGTGGTCCACGTCCCCAAGACCATCGACAACGATCTCGACCTGCCGCCGCACATCGACACGTTCGGATTCCAAACCGCGCGCCATATCGGCGTGGAGATCGTCAAGAACCTCATGGTCGATGCCGAAACCACCTCGCGCTGGTACTTCGTCATCGCCATGGGCCGCAAGGCCGGCCACTTGGCCTTGGGCATCGGCAAAGCCGCCGGCGCCACTCTTACGCTCATCCCCGAGGAGTTCGGTGCCGACAAGATCCGCTTCAAGGCCATCGTCGACACGCTGGTCGGGGCGATCATCAAGCGGCTCAGCAGCGGCCGGCGCGACGGAGTGGCGGTGATTGCCGAAGGGGTGGTGCTGGGGATCGAGCCCGAGGACCTGGCGCAACTCAAGGACATCGAGCGCGACGCCCACGGCAATGTGCGCATCGCCGAGGTCGATCTCGGTGAGATTCTCAAACGCGCGGTGCAGGACCGGCTCAGGCAATTCGCCATCAAGACCACGGTGGTGGCCAAGAACATCGGCTACGAGCTGCGCTGCGCCGATCCCATCCCGTATGACATGGAGTACACTCGCGACCTTGGTTACTGCGCCGCCAAGTATCTCCTGGGCGGCGCCAACGCGGTGATGGTATCGATGCAAGGCGGCAACTTCGTGCCGATCCCGTTCGCCGACTTGATCGATCCGCAGACCGGCCGGGCACGGGTTCGCCTGCTCGATATCCACTCCACCCGCTACGCCATCGCCCGCCGCTACATGATCCGCCTGCGCCGCGACGATTTCGACGACCCGCACGAGCTGGCTAAGTTCGCCGCCACCGCCGGCTTGTCGCTGCAAGAGTTTCGCGCGCAGTTCGAGTACCTGATTCAAGCCGAGCCGCCGGCGTTGGTCATGGAACCACCGCGGCAGGCGACGCCGTAG
- a CDS encoding nuclear transport factor 2 family protein encodes MSARTEEVVRSFCAAFARRDIDELLGFFTPDAVYHNVPLQPVRGLEGIRSTFEMFVAPAERAEFEILHMASVDDVVLNERIDRFVVGGRQVSLPVAGVFVVRDGKIAAWRDYFDMQMYLRQTGSA; translated from the coding sequence ATGAGCGCAAGAACAGAAGAGGTCGTGCGCAGTTTCTGCGCCGCGTTCGCCCGCCGGGACATCGACGAGCTGCTCGGTTTCTTCACCCCCGACGCGGTCTATCACAACGTACCGCTGCAGCCGGTGCGGGGCCTGGAAGGAATCCGTAGCACCTTCGAGATGTTCGTCGCCCCGGCCGAGCGGGCGGAATTCGAGATCCTCCACATGGCGTCGGTGGACGATGTCGTGCTCAACGAGCGCATCGACCGCTTTGTGGTCGGCGGCCGGCAAGTGAGCTTGCCGGTGGCCGGCGTGTTTGTGGTGCGCGACGGCAAGATCGCCGCCTGGCGCGACTACTTCGACATGCAGATGTATCTGCGGCAGACCGGCTCGGCGTAG